The following are encoded in a window of Fibrobacter sp. UWEL genomic DNA:
- a CDS encoding glycoside hydrolase family 9 protein: MFSKFGLKQFAPLAISALAMASSAFGATAYINQIGYRANDAKEFTLADGNGTVEIVDATGTTVLTATPSAASYWDGSEQNVSLVDFSAVTTPGTYSIKMGGQEVRKDLKITDNTFEEVTKAALKWFYYQRASMALEETYAGQWKRAAGHTNSTIQKHSSAGNGSIQSSKGWYDAGDYGRYIVNSGITTYTLLSLFEHYPDYFKTFKWNIPADGTLPDLLAEIKWNLDWMLTMQDTDGGVFHKMTALGFPGDIMPAKDTDPIYVIGKGTAASLDFAGVMATASRVYKAYDANFAAQCLAAAKSAYAWGTQNSNVRFSNPSDVATGEYGDNSFGDEKLFAGTELYLATNDASYKQNVSEAGVPNWGDVSGLALYGAATYGADANSQQFLIKKADEFVARANTGFGVVMAAEDYVWGSNSVAANQGIWLLHAYYITGEKKYYDAARKALDYLLGKNPLNMSFMTGFGTKSPKKPHHRPSTADGVSAPVPGMLVGGPQNDDNSDVGGETWQCKDYTKPQPALSYVDDRCSYASNEVAINWNAPLSYLAGAIEALNNDQKPSFAVAAIGSNAIKPVVSANRPSSESVRLRFADQKVFLEKNGKRYDLKGMQIK, translated from the coding sequence ATGTTCAGTAAATTCGGTCTCAAGCAGTTTGCCCCGCTGGCAATTTCTGCCCTGGCAATGGCCTCAAGTGCATTTGGCGCCACCGCCTACATTAACCAGATTGGTTATCGTGCCAATGACGCCAAGGAATTCACTCTTGCCGATGGTAACGGCACTGTAGAAATCGTAGATGCAACTGGCACTACCGTCTTGACTGCAACACCTTCTGCAGCCTCCTATTGGGATGGCAGCGAACAGAACGTGTCCCTGGTGGATTTCTCTGCAGTAACGACTCCGGGTACCTATTCCATCAAGATGGGTGGTCAGGAAGTTCGCAAGGACTTGAAGATTACGGATAATACTTTCGAAGAAGTGACGAAGGCTGCTCTTAAGTGGTTCTACTATCAGCGTGCCTCCATGGCTCTGGAAGAAACTTATGCGGGTCAGTGGAAGCGTGCCGCAGGCCATACCAACAGCACCATCCAGAAGCATTCTTCTGCAGGTAACGGTTCCATCCAGTCTTCCAAGGGCTGGTACGATGCCGGTGACTATGGTCGCTATATCGTGAACTCCGGTATTACTACCTATACTCTGCTTTCTCTGTTCGAACACTATCCGGACTATTTCAAGACTTTCAAGTGGAACATCCCCGCAGATGGTACTCTCCCGGATCTTTTGGCAGAAATCAAGTGGAATCTGGACTGGATGCTCACTATGCAGGATACTGACGGTGGCGTATTCCACAAGATGACTGCTCTGGGCTTCCCCGGCGATATTATGCCCGCTAAGGATACGGACCCCATTTATGTCATCGGTAAGGGAACCGCTGCATCTCTGGATTTCGCAGGTGTGATGGCTACCGCTTCCCGCGTGTACAAGGCATACGATGCCAACTTTGCCGCCCAGTGTCTGGCTGCTGCAAAGAGCGCATACGCATGGGGTACTCAGAACTCTAACGTTCGTTTCTCCAACCCCAGCGATGTGGCAACGGGTGAATACGGCGACAATTCCTTTGGCGATGAAAAGCTTTTCGCAGGTACTGAACTGTACTTGGCAACCAATGACGCCTCCTACAAGCAGAATGTTTCCGAAGCAGGCGTTCCCAACTGGGGCGATGTTTCCGGACTTGCTCTCTATGGTGCAGCAACTTACGGTGCTGATGCCAATAGCCAGCAGTTCCTCATCAAGAAGGCAGACGAATTCGTGGCCCGCGCTAATACGGGTTTCGGCGTCGTGATGGCTGCTGAAGATTATGTCTGGGGTTCCAACTCCGTAGCTGCAAACCAGGGCATTTGGCTCCTTCACGCTTACTACATCACCGGCGAAAAGAAGTATTATGATGCCGCCCGTAAGGCTTTGGACTATCTGCTGGGCAAGAACCCTCTGAACATGTCCTTCATGACCGGCTTTGGCACCAAGTCTCCTAAGAAGCCTCATCATCGTCCCAGTACCGCTGACGGCGTTTCCGCACCGGTTCCCGGCATGTTGGTAGGTGGCCCCCAGAACGATGACAACTCCGACGTTGGTGGAGAAACCTGGCAGTGTAAGGACTACACCAAGCCCCAGCCGGCTCTGTCCTACGTTGATGATCGTTGCAGCTATGCCTCCAACGAAGTGGCTATTAACTGGAATGCTCCGCTGTCTTACCTGGCTGGCGCAATTGAAGCCTTGAATAACGACCAGAAGCCTTCCTTCGCCGTGGCAGCCATTGGTTCTAACGCCATTAAGCCTGTCGTATCTGCCAATCGTCCCTCTTCCGAAAGCGTGCGCCTCCGCTTTGCAGACCAGAAGGTCTTCCTGGAAAAGAACGGCAAGCGTTACGACCTGAAGGGTATGCAGATAAAGTAA
- the rseP gene encoding RIP metalloprotease RseP, which yields MEHILDNVLMFVLGLIGLSFLVTIHELGHFLVAKWNNVKVNTFSVGFGKKLLKYKKGETEYCISAIPFGGYVAMAGENPDSFKDGHAPGERDFTGKSVGARAAIAFAGPFINIVFAFVLLMILYMVGVQEPVNKELIIGFVGKNSPAATAGIQPGDTITAINGKPTQGWDDFREQIGVSLGANVELEVHRGGDALIMTVIPEELVIPAKDSTESETKMGIGDVGVYPQNRVVVRDAPFAGSAAEKAGIKALDTLFEINGQHIGRYEDVVRIIDGSKGEEVKVTVIRAGDTLTLPMKAIYNEETKRYMVGIPLGYVLFRETKLVRRGPIEALEKTCATSLKMTTSIFRYFGRLFKGQVKVDAFSGPVSIVAVMGNVWMSGFQEFLMLLALISINLGVMNLLPLAITDGGLLMFLGIEKLRGKPLSTKTQTIIQNVAAAFFISFFVFITILDLGKLSLFLK from the coding sequence ATGGAACATATCCTTGATAACGTTTTGATGTTTGTGCTGGGCCTTATCGGTCTCAGCTTTTTGGTGACGATCCACGAACTGGGCCATTTCCTGGTGGCTAAGTGGAACAACGTGAAAGTGAACACCTTTAGTGTGGGCTTCGGGAAGAAACTCCTCAAGTATAAGAAGGGCGAGACGGAATACTGCATCTCTGCCATTCCCTTTGGTGGCTATGTGGCCATGGCAGGTGAGAATCCCGATTCCTTCAAGGATGGCCATGCTCCTGGTGAACGAGACTTTACCGGAAAGTCTGTTGGCGCTCGTGCTGCCATCGCCTTTGCAGGTCCCTTCATCAATATTGTGTTTGCTTTTGTCCTCCTGATGATCCTCTATATGGTGGGCGTTCAGGAGCCGGTGAATAAGGAACTGATCATTGGCTTTGTGGGGAAGAATTCTCCTGCGGCAACTGCTGGTATTCAGCCTGGCGATACGATTACCGCTATCAACGGAAAGCCTACTCAAGGTTGGGATGATTTCCGCGAACAGATTGGCGTGAGCCTAGGTGCCAACGTGGAACTTGAAGTCCATCGTGGTGGTGACGCCTTGATAATGACGGTTATTCCCGAAGAACTGGTGATTCCTGCAAAGGATTCTACGGAATCAGAAACCAAGATGGGAATTGGCGATGTGGGTGTTTATCCCCAGAATCGCGTTGTGGTTCGTGACGCTCCCTTTGCTGGCTCCGCTGCAGAAAAGGCTGGCATCAAGGCCTTGGATACCCTCTTTGAAATTAATGGACAGCACATTGGTCGCTATGAAGATGTGGTTCGCATTATCGACGGTTCCAAGGGCGAAGAAGTGAAGGTCACCGTCATTCGTGCGGGTGATACGCTCACTCTTCCCATGAAGGCAATCTACAACGAAGAAACCAAGCGCTATATGGTGGGCATCCCTCTGGGTTACGTTCTCTTCAGGGAAACAAAGCTGGTTCGCCGCGGTCCTATCGAAGCTCTTGAAAAAACTTGCGCTACAAGCCTCAAGATGACCACCAGTATCTTCCGTTATTTTGGCCGCCTCTTCAAGGGCCAGGTGAAGGTGGACGCTTTCTCCGGTCCAGTCTCTATTGTGGCTGTGATGGGTAACGTATGGATGAGTGGTTTCCAGGAATTCCTTATGTTGCTTGCCCTCATTAGCATTAACCTGGGCGTCATGAACTTGCTCCCGCTGGCCATTACCGATGGCGGCCTTCTCATGTTCCTGGGTATTGAAAAGCTCCGCGGTAAGCCTCTTTCTACAAAGACTCAAACCATCATTCAGAATGTGGCCGCAGCCTTCTTCATCAGCTTCTTCGTGTTCATCACCATTCTTGATCTCGGCAAGCTGAGCCTGTTCCTGAAGTGA